One window of the Paenibacillus beijingensis genome contains the following:
- a CDS encoding MFS transporter, which translates to MNAVDAVKTPSLFANRFFQTILLSNVMLQIGIWVRNFAILMHVADKTNEDPLAISLISVAEFAPIFIFSFIGGTFADRWRPKRTMIWCDLLSAVSVFVVLLTLLLEIWQAVFFVTLVSAILSQFSQPSAMRLFKVHVPGEQLQQSMALFQSLVAVFMVVGPALGVFVYQQFDISWAVAIMGIAFLLSGLVLFRLPADKAEGGTEAPPQKGQFRRELSEGVSYILNSPVLKPLGLTFILAGIAVGISQSLGLFVVTERLDKPKEFLQFMMIVNGSAMLLGGGVIAVIAKKISPQQLLALGMLVEGLCTIGIGFSQNVALTMALQFLAGFFFPTIHIAISTMILKWSDESVVGRVNGILNPLFVGTMTVMMLLAGMIKSVLPLQIIFALSGAFMLIGMTVLIPLFWLKAPESEAGAAQPH; encoded by the coding sequence ATGAATGCTGTAGATGCGGTCAAAACGCCAAGCTTGTTTGCGAACCGCTTTTTTCAGACGATATTGCTTTCCAATGTGATGCTGCAGATCGGTATCTGGGTGCGCAATTTCGCGATTTTGATGCATGTGGCTGACAAGACGAACGAGGATCCGCTTGCGATTTCGCTTATTTCCGTGGCGGAGTTTGCGCCGATCTTCATCTTTTCCTTCATCGGCGGCACGTTTGCGGACCGGTGGCGGCCCAAACGAACGATGATCTGGTGCGACCTGCTGTCGGCAGTTTCCGTATTTGTCGTGCTGCTGACCTTGCTGCTGGAAATTTGGCAGGCGGTCTTTTTCGTCACGCTCGTATCGGCGATTTTGTCGCAGTTTTCCCAACCATCCGCCATGAGGCTGTTCAAGGTGCATGTGCCGGGCGAGCAGCTGCAGCAGTCGATGGCGCTGTTCCAATCGTTAGTCGCCGTGTTTATGGTAGTCGGGCCTGCGCTCGGAGTGTTCGTTTACCAGCAATTCGATATCTCGTGGGCGGTTGCCATTATGGGGATCGCGTTCCTGCTTTCAGGCCTCGTACTGTTCCGGCTTCCGGCGGACAAGGCGGAGGGCGGGACGGAAGCGCCGCCGCAAAAAGGACAGTTCAGGCGCGAGCTGTCCGAGGGGGTCAGTTACATCCTGAACAGTCCGGTGCTCAAGCCTCTCGGGCTGACGTTCATCCTGGCGGGCATCGCAGTCGGCATTTCCCAATCGCTCGGTCTGTTTGTCGTGACCGAACGGCTTGACAAGCCGAAGGAGTTTCTGCAGTTTATGATGATCGTCAACGGAAGCGCCATGCTGCTCGGGGGCGGAGTGATCGCAGTGATCGCCAAGAAGATTTCGCCGCAGCAGCTGCTTGCTCTTGGCATGCTGGTCGAAGGGCTGTGTACGATCGGCATTGGCTTTTCTCAAAATGTAGCGCTGACAATGGCGTTACAGTTTCTGGCCGGCTTCTTCTTCCCGACGATTCATATCGCGATCAGCACCATGATCCTTAAATGGTCGGATGAGTCTGTCGTCGGGCGCGTTAACGGCATCCTCAATCCGCTGTTCGTCGGCACAATGACCGTGATGATGCTTTTGGCCGGCATGATCAAATCGGTACTGCCGCTCCAAATCATCTTTGCCCTCTCTGGCGCGTTTATGTTGATCGGCATGACGGTGCTGATCCCCCTCTTCTGGCTGAAGGCGCCGGAATCGGAAGCTGGCGCGGCACAGCCTCATTAG
- a CDS encoding lipoate--protein ligase family protein, protein MLILDRTNDLSEPDVLYPFALDELLCKRTGEGGPAICHLWRHPRAFVMGMRDSRLPGAASAARWLEAAGYAVAVRNSGGAAVPLDLGVVNLSLILPHAKPNASHFRDDFEHMYGLIAQALAGSGRTVDKGEVKGAFCPGDYDLSINAFKFCGIAQRRQLRAFAVQAFVIAGGSGKDRASLVREFYTRAAEGADPASYPQVTEDSTASLNELAGIGPDAPAVFAEAVKRTIRQRQTEQGMAAAAASLQLPAPDEVREMAKSMRERYSISG, encoded by the coding sequence ATGCTCATTTTGGACCGGACGAACGACTTGTCGGAGCCGGACGTGCTCTACCCGTTTGCTCTGGATGAGCTGCTGTGCAAGCGGACGGGCGAAGGAGGGCCGGCGATTTGTCATCTATGGCGGCATCCGCGCGCCTTCGTCATGGGGATGAGAGACAGCCGGCTTCCGGGTGCGGCAAGTGCGGCGCGATGGCTGGAAGCGGCAGGATATGCGGTTGCGGTCCGCAATTCCGGCGGCGCTGCCGTTCCGCTCGATTTGGGCGTGGTCAACCTGTCGCTTATTTTGCCCCATGCAAAACCGAACGCCTCCCATTTCCGCGATGATTTCGAGCATATGTACGGGCTCATCGCTCAAGCTCTGGCCGGCAGCGGGCGGACGGTCGATAAAGGAGAGGTGAAGGGGGCTTTTTGCCCTGGAGATTACGACTTGAGCATAAACGCATTCAAGTTTTGCGGCATTGCGCAGCGGCGGCAGCTGCGTGCCTTCGCTGTTCAAGCATTCGTGATCGCGGGAGGCTCGGGGAAAGACCGGGCCTCTCTGGTGCGTGAATTTTACACCCGCGCGGCCGAAGGTGCCGACCCGGCGAGCTATCCGCAGGTGACGGAGGACAGCACCGCCAGCTTAAACGAGCTTGCCGGTATTGGACCCGATGCGCCGGCCGTATTCGCTGAGGCGGTCAAACGGACGATTCGACAGCGGCAGACCGAACAGGGAATGGCAGCCGCAGCGGCATCGCTGCAGCTTCCTGCGCCGGATGAAGTGCGCGAGATGGCAAAGTCGATGCGGGAGCGGTATTCGATTTCCGGCTAG